In Rahnella sikkimica, the following are encoded in one genomic region:
- the tuf gene encoding elongation factor Tu: MSKEKFERTKPHVNVGTIGHVDHGKTTLTAAITTVLAKTYGGSARAFDQIDNAPEEKARGITINTSHVEYDTPSRHYAHVDCPGHADYVKNMITGAAQMDGAILVVAATDGPMPQTREHILLGRQVGVPYMIVFMNKCDMVDDEELLELVEMEVRELLSLYEFPGDDIPVVRGSALKALEGEAEWEAKIIELAGFLDSYIPEPERAIDLPFLLPIEDVFSISGRGTVVTGRVERGIVKVGEEVEIVGIKDTVKSTCTGVEMFRKLLDEGRAGENVGVLLRGIKREDIERGQVLAKPGSIKPHTTFDSEVYILSKDEGGRHTPFFKGYRPQFYFRTTDVTGTIELPEGVEMVMPGDNINMVVTLIHPIAMDQGLRFAIREGGRTVGAGVVAKVIA, encoded by the coding sequence ATGTCTAAAGAAAAGTTTGAACGTACAAAACCGCACGTTAACGTTGGTACTATCGGCCACGTTGACCACGGTAAAACTACCCTGACTGCAGCAATCACTACCGTTCTGGCTAAAACCTACGGCGGTTCTGCACGCGCATTCGACCAGATCGATAACGCACCAGAAGAAAAAGCTCGTGGTATCACCATCAACACTTCACACGTTGAATATGACACCCCAAGCCGCCACTACGCGCACGTTGACTGCCCAGGCCACGCCGACTATGTGAAAAACATGATCACCGGTGCTGCTCAGATGGACGGTGCAATTCTGGTTGTTGCTGCAACTGACGGCCCTATGCCTCAGACCCGTGAGCACATCCTGCTGGGTCGCCAGGTTGGCGTTCCATACATGATCGTATTCATGAACAAATGCGACATGGTTGATGACGAAGAGCTGCTGGAATTGGTAGAAATGGAAGTTCGTGAACTTCTTTCTCTGTACGAATTCCCAGGCGACGATATCCCAGTTGTTCGTGGTTCAGCGCTGAAAGCACTGGAAGGCGAAGCTGAGTGGGAAGCTAAAATCATCGAACTGGCTGGTTTCCTGGATTCTTACATCCCAGAACCAGAACGTGCTATCGACCTGCCGTTCCTGCTGCCAATCGAAGACGTATTCTCCATCTCCGGCCGTGGTACAGTTGTTACCGGTCGTGTAGAGCGCGGTATCGTTAAAGTCGGCGAAGAAGTTGAAATCGTTGGTATCAAAGATACCGTGAAATCTACTTGTACTGGCGTTGAAATGTTCCGCAAACTGCTGGACGAAGGTCGTGCTGGTGAGAACGTGGGTGTTCTGCTGCGTGGTATTAAGCGTGAAGACATCGAACGTGGTCAAGTTCTGGCTAAACCAGGCTCAATCAAACCACACACTACCTTTGACTCAGAAGTTTATATCCTGAGCAAAGATGAAGGCGGCCGTCATACTCCGTTCTTCAAAGGCTACCGTCCACAGTTCTACTTCCGTACAACTGACGTGACCGGTACCATCGAACTGCCAGAAGGCGTTGAGATGGTCATGCCTGGTGACAACATCAACATGGTTGTTACCCTGATCCATCCAATCGCGATGGACCAAGGTTTGCGTTTCGCAATCCGTGAAGGCGGCCGTACTGTAGGTGCTGGTGTTGTTGCTAAAGTTATCGCTTAA
- the secE gene encoding preprotein translocase subunit SecE — protein MSANTEAQGSGRGLEAVKWLVVAVLLVVAIVGNYYYRAYSLPLRALAVVVIIAIAGAVALLTTKGKATVAFAREARTEVRKVIWPTRQETLHTTLIVAAVTAVMSLILWGLDGILVRLVSFITGLRF, from the coding sequence ATGAGTGCGAATACCGAGGCTCAAGGGAGCGGGCGCGGCCTGGAAGCGGTAAAGTGGCTGGTTGTTGCCGTTTTGTTGGTTGTAGCGATTGTCGGTAACTATTATTACCGTGCATACAGCCTGCCGTTACGCGCGTTAGCCGTAGTAGTTATTATCGCAATTGCAGGCGCAGTGGCTTTATTGACCACCAAAGGCAAGGCGACAGTTGCGTTTGCTCGTGAAGCGCGCACCGAAGTACGTAAAGTCATTTGGCCAACGCGCCAGGAAACATTGCATACCACACTGATCGTTGCTGCGGTAACTGCCGTTATGTCTCTGATTCTGTGGGGGCTGGATGGTATTTTAGTCCGCCTGGTATCTTTCATTACTGGCTTGAGGTTCTAA